In Paraburkholderia phenazinium, the following are encoded in one genomic region:
- a CDS encoding fructose bisphosphate aldolase: MANDKMLAQVSEKPGFFAALDQSGGSTPGALKLYGIPEDAYNGDAEMFKLIHEMRVRIITAPAFTGDKVIGAILFEATMDGQAEGKPVPSFLWEDRGVVPFLKIDKGLENEADGVQLMKPIPGLDDLLARAVKLGIFGTKMRSVIKLNSPEGIAAIAKQQFALGAQIGAHGLVPILEPEVSIKSPDKAGAEATLRAELLKGLDALPDSSRVMLKLTIPDVADFYRPLIDHPRVVRVVALSGGYTRTDACRRLAANHGMIASFSRALINDLKVSMSDSEFDATLAEGIDEIYQASVVKV, encoded by the coding sequence GTGGCAAATGACAAGATGCTGGCACAAGTAAGTGAAAAACCGGGCTTTTTTGCGGCCCTGGACCAGAGCGGCGGCTCGACGCCTGGCGCCCTGAAGCTCTACGGCATCCCGGAAGACGCCTACAACGGCGACGCCGAGATGTTCAAACTGATCCATGAGATGCGCGTGCGCATCATCACTGCGCCCGCCTTCACCGGCGACAAGGTGATCGGCGCCATTCTGTTCGAAGCCACCATGGACGGCCAGGCCGAGGGCAAGCCGGTGCCGTCCTTCCTGTGGGAAGACCGCGGCGTGGTGCCCTTCCTGAAGATCGACAAGGGACTGGAAAACGAAGCCGACGGCGTGCAGTTGATGAAGCCGATACCCGGCCTCGACGACCTGCTCGCGCGGGCGGTCAAGCTGGGCATCTTCGGCACCAAGATGCGCTCGGTCATCAAGCTGAATTCGCCGGAAGGTATTGCGGCCATCGCGAAGCAACAATTCGCGCTGGGTGCGCAGATCGGCGCACATGGCCTCGTGCCGATCCTCGAACCCGAGGTGTCGATCAAGAGTCCGGACAAGGCCGGCGCTGAGGCCACCTTGCGCGCCGAGCTGCTCAAAGGACTCGACGCCCTGCCGGACAGCAGCCGCGTGATGCTCAAGCTGACCATCCCCGATGTGGCGGATTTTTATCGTCCGCTGATCGATCATCCGCGCGTCGTACGCGTCGTGGCGCTTTCAGGCGGCTACACGCGCACCGATGCCTGCCGGCGGCTCGCTGCCAATCACGGCATGATCGCCAGCTTCTCGCGGGCCTTGATCAACGATCTCAAGGTATCGATGAGCGACAGCGAGTTCGACGCGACGCTGGCCGAGGGCATCGACGAGATTTATCAGGCCTCGGTCGTTAAGGTCTGA
- a CDS encoding S1 family peptidase → MSEGMFDPSALTIPGIDKERLIASMVRILPRTILVIDIASSSEEAQALARNEALPDGSECWYRFFTAEDMKKIDDPVFAMGMVRYEFAQLVRRNAVWPARIELDGGGSGFAISRDGYVLTNYHLVTSEVANHQREDGVEGVETPCKTLRAQIANRGANGEWEWRDAQGVWLVSNPPTARAVRKTGPHSAELREDTALLRIEPAPQAWLELSDRIMTPGAPVWMAGFPLRSARHEQKLSELNYTDADGSLRVSSGKVTAVEETDYFTTDLDGSMGNSGSPVFDADGQVVGMFSRATGDGPRNAFEYGYTPRVHVTAKLAASGLKLAAVLDRGITGSEDASLPVSNVRP, encoded by the coding sequence ATGTCTGAAGGCATGTTCGACCCGTCGGCACTCACAATTCCAGGCATCGATAAAGAGCGGCTGATCGCATCGATGGTGCGCATCCTCCCCAGAACGATTCTGGTCATCGACATCGCCTCCAGCAGCGAGGAGGCCCAGGCGCTTGCTCGCAACGAAGCCTTGCCCGACGGCTCGGAATGCTGGTATCGCTTCTTTACCGCAGAGGATATGAAAAAGATCGACGATCCGGTCTTCGCCATGGGCATGGTGCGCTACGAATTCGCGCAACTGGTGCGACGCAATGCGGTGTGGCCGGCCCGCATCGAGCTGGACGGCGGGGGCAGCGGCTTCGCGATTTCGCGCGATGGCTATGTGCTGACGAACTACCACCTGGTGACCTCCGAGGTGGCGAACCATCAGCGAGAGGACGGTGTGGAGGGTGTCGAAACGCCCTGCAAAACACTGCGGGCACAGATCGCGAACCGCGGCGCGAATGGCGAGTGGGAGTGGCGGGACGCACAAGGTGTCTGGCTGGTATCGAACCCGCCCACGGCGCGCGCGGTGCGCAAGACGGGCCCGCATAGCGCCGAGTTACGCGAGGACACCGCCTTGCTTCGTATCGAGCCTGCGCCTCAGGCGTGGCTGGAACTCAGCGACCGGATCATGACGCCGGGCGCCCCGGTATGGATGGCCGGCTTTCCGCTGCGTAGCGCACGCCACGAGCAGAAGCTGAGCGAGCTGAACTATACGGACGCTGACGGTTCGCTGCGGGTCTCCAGCGGCAAGGTCACGGCCGTCGAAGAGACCGATTACTTTACGACGGACCTCGACGGCTCGATGGGCAACAGCGGTTCGCCGGTGTTCGATGCGGACGGCCAGGTGGTGGGGATGTTTTCGCGTGCGACCGGAGACGGTCCGCGTAATGCCTTCGAATACGGTTATACCCCGCGCGTTCATGTGACGGCGAAGCTCGCCGCCAGCGGTCTGAAGCTTGCTGCGGTGCTGGATCGAGGCATCACGGGCAGCGAGGACGCCTCGCTGCCCGTTAGCAACGTCAGACCTTAA
- a CDS encoding 2-hydroxycarboxylate transporter family protein translates to MKSAAHHSTVSTPGGGTQAAPLPAHTFRDRWWAIFDRRVGALPVPVYLLLIAVLGAMTLKGKLASDLPTGIALVAVGGFTCAELAKRIPWIRHIGATSIFAAFIPSMLVYYKLMPLPIVKAVTDFTNRSNFLYLFIAAIIVGSVLSMDRQTLIKGFVRIFIPVASGSVVAALVGTAVGGALGLGFKHALFFVVVPIMAGGVGEGALPLSAGYAQIMGVAQGPLFAQVLSAVMLGNIAAICCAGLLSYLGGRRPKWTGHGRLTVAEADDEAVQPAPPSFEFDVSSVAAAGATAIALYLLGVLAHQWFDWPAPVVMLVLVVAAQLFQVVSPRVQGGARFMYGFFSSAVTYPLMFAISVAMTPWGEIVTAFHWVNIVTAVSTVLSLVVTGFFVGRLVGMYPVEAAIVNATHSGLGGTGDVAILTAANRMELMPFAQIATRIGGAITVMTALAAFAFLR, encoded by the coding sequence ATGAAATCAGCCGCGCATCACAGCACCGTATCCACGCCAGGCGGCGGCACCCAGGCAGCGCCATTGCCGGCGCACACCTTCAGGGACCGCTGGTGGGCGATTTTCGACCGGCGTGTCGGGGCGTTGCCCGTGCCGGTGTATCTGCTGCTGATTGCCGTGCTCGGCGCGATGACCCTCAAGGGCAAACTGGCCTCGGACCTGCCGACCGGCATCGCACTCGTCGCGGTCGGCGGCTTTACCTGCGCGGAACTGGCGAAGCGCATTCCGTGGATTCGCCACATCGGCGCAACCTCGATCTTCGCGGCCTTCATTCCGTCGATGCTGGTGTACTACAAGCTGATGCCGCTGCCCATCGTGAAGGCAGTGACGGACTTTACGAACCGCTCGAACTTCCTCTACCTGTTCATCGCGGCGATCATCGTCGGCAGTGTGCTCAGCATGGATCGGCAGACGCTGATCAAAGGCTTCGTGCGCATCTTCATTCCGGTGGCGAGCGGCTCGGTGGTGGCGGCGCTGGTCGGCACGGCTGTGGGCGGCGCGCTGGGACTCGGCTTCAAGCACGCGCTCTTTTTCGTCGTGGTGCCGATCATGGCGGGCGGCGTCGGCGAGGGTGCGCTGCCGCTCTCGGCGGGCTATGCCCAGATCATGGGCGTCGCGCAAGGGCCGCTGTTCGCTCAGGTGTTGTCGGCGGTGATGCTTGGCAATATCGCCGCGATCTGCTGTGCGGGCCTGCTGAGCTATCTCGGCGGCCGCCGGCCAAAGTGGACCGGCCACGGGCGGCTGACCGTGGCGGAAGCGGACGACGAGGCCGTGCAACCGGCGCCGCCGTCGTTCGAGTTCGACGTCAGTTCGGTTGCCGCAGCCGGAGCAACGGCGATCGCGTTATATCTGCTCGGCGTGCTGGCGCATCAATGGTTCGACTGGCCCGCACCGGTGGTGATGCTCGTGCTGGTGGTCGCCGCCCAGTTGTTCCAGGTGGTGTCGCCGCGCGTTCAGGGCGGTGCGCGCTTCATGTACGGGTTCTTTTCGAGCGCCGTCACCTATCCGCTGATGTTCGCCATCAGCGTCGCGATGACGCCCTGGGGCGAAATCGTCACCGCCTTTCACTGGGTGAATATCGTCACGGCGGTGTCGACAGTGCTGTCACTCGTCGTGACGGGTTTTTTCGTCGGCAGGCTGGTGGGCATGTATCCGGTGGAAGCGGCGATCGTCAATGCGACGCATAGCGGCCTCGGGGGCACAGGCGACGTCGCGATCCTGACCGCCGCCAACCGGATGGAACTGATGCCGTTTGCACAGATCGCGACCCGCATCGGCGGCGCCATCACGGTGATGACGGCGCTGGCGGCGTTTGCGTTTCTGCGGTGA
- a CDS encoding short-chain fatty acid transporter codes for MKPNTAATPVRRPSFTEATIRLFERTIPDPFVLAILITVLVAAISAVFAPHASVGRLVGGWYKGFFDILTFAFQITLVLVTGHAFAHAPPVQRVFKALVSLARTPAQAATLTFVLVAVASFCNWGLGLVVSALLAREVAKRMRVDFAWIVAAGFSGWVVWASGISSSIALAQSTPGSSMNVVQKLTGQVLPFSATVFTRFNLVPTLVMLVAMPFVFALLKPNDADAVVLDTEKHPDAPVREKPQGKLSFARWIEYSWLGSAFIGVAGVAFFVLAYTQHLAFSGVNAVIFVMFIAGVILHGYPLAYADAVKNAAKQTGSMMLQYPLYGGIMGMMDATGLPDVISHFFIAISNAHTLPFWSYVCSLIVTFFIPSGGGHWAVQGPFVVPAALALHAPVPATTMAVAMGEQVSNMMQPFWAAPVVAMAGIGVQRVLGFTVMTFVVGAIVYGAALLLLV; via the coding sequence ATGAAACCCAACACCGCGGCCACGCCGGTACGCAGACCGAGCTTTACCGAAGCGACGATCCGCCTGTTCGAGCGGACCATTCCCGACCCGTTCGTCCTCGCGATCCTGATCACGGTCCTGGTGGCCGCGATCTCGGCGGTGTTCGCGCCGCATGCGTCGGTGGGGCGGCTGGTCGGCGGCTGGTACAAGGGATTCTTCGATATCCTGACCTTCGCGTTTCAGATCACGCTGGTGCTCGTCACCGGCCACGCCTTCGCTCACGCGCCGCCCGTGCAGCGCGTCTTCAAGGCGCTGGTGTCGCTCGCGCGCACGCCGGCGCAGGCCGCCACCTTGACCTTCGTGCTGGTGGCCGTCGCATCGTTTTGCAACTGGGGACTCGGCCTCGTGGTGAGCGCCTTGCTCGCGCGCGAAGTGGCCAAGCGTATGCGCGTCGATTTCGCCTGGATCGTCGCGGCCGGTTTCTCGGGATGGGTGGTGTGGGCAAGCGGCATTTCGAGTTCGATTGCACTCGCACAATCGACGCCCGGCAGTTCCATGAACGTTGTGCAGAAGCTGACCGGCCAGGTGCTGCCGTTCAGCGCGACGGTGTTCACGCGTTTCAATCTGGTGCCGACCCTGGTGATGCTGGTCGCAATGCCGTTCGTGTTCGCGCTGCTCAAGCCGAACGATGCGGATGCGGTCGTGCTGGATACGGAAAAGCACCCCGACGCGCCCGTGCGTGAAAAGCCGCAGGGCAAGCTGAGCTTTGCGCGCTGGATCGAGTATTCGTGGTTGGGCAGCGCGTTTATCGGCGTGGCCGGCGTGGCGTTTTTCGTGCTGGCCTATACGCAGCACCTGGCCTTCTCGGGCGTCAACGCGGTGATCTTCGTCATGTTCATTGCGGGCGTGATCCTGCACGGCTATCCGCTGGCCTATGCGGATGCCGTCAAGAACGCCGCAAAGCAGACCGGTTCGATGATGCTGCAGTACCCGCTGTACGGCGGCATCATGGGCATGATGGATGCGACCGGACTGCCCGATGTGATCTCGCACTTCTTCATTGCGATTTCGAATGCCCACACGCTGCCGTTCTGGAGCTATGTGTGTTCGCTGATCGTCACGTTCTTTATCCCGAGCGGCGGCGGGCACTGGGCCGTGCAGGGTCCGTTCGTGGTGCCGGCGGCGCTGGCCTTGCACGCGCCGGTGCCGGCCACGACGATGGCCGTCGCGATGGGCGAGCAGGTGTCGAACATGATGCAGCCGTTCTGGGCGGCGCCGGTGGTGGCGATGGCGGGGATCGGCGTGCAGCGCGTGCTGGGCTTTACGGTGATGACGTTCGTAGTCGGCGCCATCGTGTACGGCGCAGCGTTGTTGCTGCTGGTCTGA
- a CDS encoding amidohydrolase family protein, with translation MHIYDRRFLAAGDGAGFVEGATVDDYRAVQTRLGTQRTVIVTPRTYVTDNRVTLDAIRQLGAGHARGVAVLRPDVTDTELAALHAGGIRGIRFTLYTPEHAVVSFAMVEPLARRVAELGWHVQLHWTAAQIVEHRAMLARLPSSIVFDHLARLPLPAASTDPAFNVVRELADNGRVWVKLSGPYLDSAVGLEGGYADVTPTARAWIAALPERVVWGSDWPHTTETRKPDDADLFDLLADWTDDDVVRRRILVDNAAQLYGFEA, from the coding sequence ATGCATATCTACGACCGGCGCTTTCTCGCTGCCGGCGATGGCGCGGGCTTCGTCGAAGGCGCCACGGTCGACGACTATCGTGCGGTTCAGACGCGTCTCGGCACCCAGCGCACGGTGATCGTCACGCCGCGCACTTACGTGACCGACAATCGCGTGACGCTCGATGCGATCCGGCAACTCGGCGCCGGGCATGCGCGCGGTGTCGCCGTCCTGCGGCCCGACGTCACCGACACCGAACTCGCCGCGCTGCACGCAGGCGGCATCCGCGGCATTCGCTTCACGTTGTACACCCCGGAGCACGCCGTGGTCAGCTTCGCGATGGTCGAGCCGCTCGCGCGCCGCGTCGCCGAACTGGGCTGGCATGTTCAACTGCACTGGACAGCGGCGCAGATCGTCGAGCATCGAGCCATGCTGGCGCGCCTGCCGTCGTCGATCGTCTTCGATCATCTGGCGCGGCTGCCGTTGCCCGCCGCCAGCACCGACCCCGCCTTCAACGTGGTACGCGAGCTGGCCGACAACGGCCGGGTGTGGGTCAAGCTGTCGGGCCCGTATCTGGATTCGGCGGTCGGTCTCGAAGGCGGCTATGCGGATGTGACACCGACGGCCCGCGCATGGATCGCCGCGTTGCCGGAGCGGGTCGTATGGGGCAGCGACTGGCCGCACACCACGGAAACGCGCAAGCCCGACGACGCGGACCTGTTCGATCTGCTGGCGGACTGGACCGATGACGACGTCGTGCGGCGCCGTATCCTGGTCGACAACGCGGCGCAACTGTACGGCTTCGAGGCCTGA
- a CDS encoding CaiB/BaiF CoA transferase family protein, with the protein MERSPQSARSDATGPLAGVRVLDLSAYIAGPYGCTLLGDQGADVIKIEPPSGDNLRKYPSTLEAESRAFLGINRGKRGLALDLKQPEALAVLLRLVEQADVLVHNFRPSVPARLGIAYEQLREVNPRLIYCAVTGYGDTGPNKDKAGYDQVLQTMTGMCAMQGKHGGPPEILYGSVVDYYAAALVAAGVSSALFERERTGAGQYVGVSLLRSALTMQSARMIWADGEPKEIGRDMRSGGITGIHPTRAGYLYISANTPHFWQALCEKTGLDALAQNERYDSVRKRALHCDEIIPQLHAALQARTAFEWEAHFGDAVPCAAARSVEDMFDDAQVLAEDMVSTFEYPGVGRYRGFRQPIRFGATPAPVPAAAPGFGQHSDAVLKDAGLTDAQIEALRAQRAVL; encoded by the coding sequence ATGGAACGCTCGCCGCAGTCAGCGCGCTCCGACGCAACCGGCCCGCTCGCAGGCGTACGCGTGCTCGATCTGAGCGCCTACATCGCCGGCCCCTATGGATGCACGCTACTCGGCGACCAGGGCGCCGACGTCATCAAGATCGAACCGCCCTCGGGCGATAACCTGCGCAAATATCCGTCGACGCTCGAAGCCGAAAGCCGCGCGTTTCTCGGCATCAACCGCGGCAAGCGCGGCCTCGCGCTCGACCTGAAGCAACCCGAAGCGCTCGCGGTGCTGCTGCGCCTCGTCGAACAGGCGGACGTGCTGGTGCACAACTTCCGTCCGAGCGTGCCGGCCCGGCTCGGCATCGCCTACGAGCAACTGCGCGAAGTCAATCCGCGCCTGATCTATTGCGCGGTGACCGGCTACGGCGACACGGGGCCCAACAAGGACAAAGCCGGCTACGACCAGGTGCTGCAAACCATGACCGGCATGTGCGCAATGCAGGGCAAACACGGCGGGCCGCCGGAGATACTGTACGGCTCGGTGGTCGATTATTATGCGGCGGCGCTGGTGGCGGCGGGGGTGTCGTCGGCGCTGTTCGAGCGCGAGCGCACGGGGGCCGGCCAGTATGTCGGCGTGTCGTTGCTGCGCAGCGCGCTGACCATGCAGTCCGCGCGGATGATCTGGGCCGACGGCGAGCCGAAAGAGATTGGCCGCGACATGCGCTCGGGCGGCATCACCGGCATTCATCCGACGCGCGCAGGTTATCTCTACATCTCGGCCAACACGCCGCATTTCTGGCAGGCGCTGTGCGAGAAGACCGGACTGGATGCGCTCGCGCAGAACGAGCGCTATGACAGCGTGCGCAAACGCGCGCTGCATTGCGATGAGATCATTCCGCAACTCCACGCGGCGCTGCAGGCACGGACGGCGTTCGAATGGGAAGCGCATTTCGGCGATGCGGTGCCGTGCGCGGCCGCGCGCAGCGTCGAAGACATGTTCGACGACGCGCAAGTGCTCGCCGAGGACATGGTGAGTACCTTCGAGTATCCTGGGGTGGGCCGCTATCGCGGCTTCAGGCAGCCGATCCGCTTCGGCGCGACGCCTGCGCCTGTGCCGGCCGCGGCGCCGGGGTTCGGCCAGCATTCCGATGCGGTCCTGAAGGATGCGGGCCTGACGGACGCGCAGATCGAGGCGTTGCGTGCGCAGCGCGCGGTGCTGTGA
- a CDS encoding HpcH/HpaI aldolase/citrate lyase family protein, whose translation MRSKLFVPASRPELFAKALASAADALSFDLEDAVAAERKPQARLALRELLLSDAVADTGKVLIVRVNALDTPHFAADLNAVVRPGLDLINLPKPSSVDDVRVAAAALERAEQANGVTTPIRLLLNIESPKAFRHAAELAGAHPRVAGLQLGLGDLFEPLGMARRDLSAIRQAMFALRIAAGEAGVFAYDSAFANIKDEAGFREEAEMARAMGFLGKSCIHPSQVALANEVFRPSDDEIAHAVRVVEAARDADEKGVGAYVVDGRMIDPPFVERARVLVGQARQMGLLTSAQHAALDAGR comes from the coding sequence ATGAGAAGCAAGCTGTTCGTGCCGGCGTCGCGGCCGGAGCTGTTCGCCAAGGCGCTCGCGAGCGCGGCGGACGCGTTGTCGTTCGATCTCGAAGATGCGGTTGCCGCTGAACGCAAGCCGCAGGCGCGGCTCGCTTTGCGTGAGCTGCTGCTGTCCGACGCCGTGGCCGATACCGGCAAGGTGCTGATCGTTCGCGTCAACGCGCTCGATACGCCGCATTTCGCGGCCGATCTCAACGCGGTTGTGCGCCCCGGTCTCGACCTCATCAATCTGCCGAAGCCCTCGAGCGTGGACGATGTCCGCGTCGCCGCCGCGGCCCTCGAGCGCGCCGAGCAGGCCAACGGCGTGACCACGCCGATCCGGCTGCTGCTCAATATCGAATCGCCCAAAGCCTTCCGCCATGCCGCGGAACTGGCCGGGGCGCATCCGCGGGTAGCCGGCCTGCAACTCGGCCTCGGCGATCTGTTCGAACCGCTCGGCATGGCGCGGCGCGATCTCTCGGCAATCCGTCAGGCGATGTTCGCGCTGCGGATCGCGGCAGGGGAAGCGGGTGTGTTCGCCTACGACTCCGCGTTCGCCAATATCAAGGACGAAGCCGGTTTTCGCGAGGAAGCAGAAATGGCGCGCGCCATGGGTTTTCTCGGCAAGAGCTGCATTCATCCGAGCCAGGTCGCGCTGGCCAACGAAGTGTTTCGTCCGTCGGACGACGAGATCGCGCACGCGGTGCGCGTCGTCGAAGCCGCGCGTGACGCCGACGAGAAGGGCGTGGGGGCCTATGTGGTCGACGGCAGGATGATCGACCCGCCGTTTGTCGAGCGGGCCCGGGTGCTGGTGGGCCAGGCGCGGCAAATGGGACTGCTCACCAGCGCCCAGCATGCCGCGCTCGATGCCGGACGCTGA
- a CDS encoding LysR substrate-binding domain-containing protein, translating to MDIEFLANLLLVVDSGSMAEAARRVGVTAAAVAQQVQALERELGVPLLVRAGRTVIPTEAGHRVIERARGLVREFSDLKAFALKGEAAGELRIGTITTALLSLMPDVLARFAAVFSQVKVLIRAGTSMELYETLLRGELDVAVCLHPAFTLPKAYDWHLLREEPLVVLAPARFAADDPHELLRREPFIRYDRSLGGGKQADAYLRAARIAPRELFELNSLMAIAMMVDRGLGVSLVPDIVSPLTAGLEVAKLTLPVKTEPRRFGVVWHRGSPRAHLIRGLLQCADEALVQSDR from the coding sequence ATGGACATCGAATTCCTCGCCAATCTGCTGCTGGTGGTCGACAGCGGCTCGATGGCCGAAGCGGCCCGCCGCGTCGGCGTGACGGCGGCGGCCGTCGCGCAGCAGGTCCAGGCGCTAGAACGGGAATTGGGCGTACCGCTGCTGGTGCGGGCGGGACGCACGGTCATTCCGACTGAAGCGGGGCATCGCGTGATCGAGCGGGCGCGCGGTCTGGTTCGCGAGTTTTCCGACCTCAAGGCGTTTGCGCTGAAGGGGGAAGCGGCCGGCGAATTGCGTATCGGCACCATCACCACGGCTTTGCTGAGCCTGATGCCGGATGTACTCGCGCGCTTTGCCGCGGTGTTTTCGCAGGTAAAGGTTCTGATTCGCGCCGGCACCTCGATGGAACTCTACGAAACGCTGCTGCGCGGCGAGCTCGATGTCGCGGTTTGCCTGCACCCGGCGTTCACGTTGCCGAAGGCCTACGACTGGCATCTGCTGCGGGAAGAGCCGCTGGTAGTGCTGGCGCCTGCCCGCTTCGCCGCAGACGATCCCCATGAACTGCTGCGGCGCGAGCCGTTCATCCGCTACGACCGCTCGCTCGGCGGCGGCAAACAGGCGGATGCTTACCTGCGGGCGGCACGCATCGCCCCGCGCGAATTGTTCGAGCTGAATTCGCTGATGGCGATCGCCATGATGGTCGATCGCGGTCTCGGTGTGTCGCTGGTGCCCGATATCGTCTCGCCGCTGACCGCGGGGCTTGAGGTCGCGAAGCTGACGTTGCCCGTCAAAACGGAGCCGCGCCGCTTCGGGGTGGTGTGGCATCGCGGATCGCCGCGCGCGCATCTGATCAGGGGACTGCTTCAATGCGCCGACGAGGCGCTGGTTCAAAGCGATCGCTAA
- a CDS encoding AAA family ATPase produces the protein MLIAFAGLPGTGKTTVARALARRLAAMYLRVDTLEQAFLASGSSGADIGPAGYLAAYAVAADNLRLGLTVVADSVNALQITRSAWRNVAREAGVRIVEIELICSDATAHRQRVEGRGADIPGHTLPTWQSVLERQYDPWESQHLVVDTAKVSVEQAVETIVRGLSV, from the coding sequence ATGTTGATTGCTTTCGCAGGACTGCCGGGCACCGGCAAGACTACGGTCGCGCGAGCGCTTGCTCGCCGGCTCGCTGCGATGTATTTGCGCGTCGATACGCTGGAGCAGGCCTTTCTCGCGTCAGGGAGCAGCGGGGCCGATATCGGACCTGCCGGTTATCTGGCGGCGTATGCCGTTGCGGCCGACAATCTCCGTCTTGGGCTGACTGTCGTCGCGGACTCGGTCAACGCGTTGCAGATCACGCGCAGCGCCTGGCGAAACGTGGCGCGCGAGGCAGGCGTGCGGATCGTCGAGATTGAGTTGATCTGTTCCGATGCAACGGCGCATCGTCAGCGAGTAGAAGGGCGGGGGGCCGATATCCCTGGCCACACGCTGCCGACATGGCAGAGCGTGCTTGAACGTCAATATGATCCGTGGGAATCGCAGCATCTCGTCGTGGACACCGCCAAGGTGTCGGTCGAGCAGGCCGTTGAAACGATTGTCCGCGGGTTGTCGGTCTGA